The genomic segment TAGGCAGGAAGAATAAGCCAAGAATAAACCCTGAAAATGCCCCGCCGACATCCAGAACCCAGGTTACCGAACCAACGAGTGCTCCGGAGACGAGACCGGCGATCGGCATGACGATAAATATCGTGAACAACCCGACGAGTAAGAGTGCTATTGTTGGTGTAACGATGATATCCACCGAATTCGGAATCACTTTATGCAATTTCTTTTCGACCAGAGAAAGGATCCATACGGCAAAAATGACACCTATGATTCCGCCCTGACCGGCAGTTAAGGGTTGACCATTGAAAATGTTCTGAAGCGGCGCATCCGGATTCATACCTGTCAGCATTGTTGCAGCCCCAATGACCCCGCCCAGTCCTGGCGTAGCACCAAATTCATGAGCACTGTTAATCCCAACATAAATGACTAAATATGCAAACATGCCGTTTTTCAATATATTTAATGTTGTAATGATCGCCCCCCACTCTTTGCCGATGTCTCCCGCGGTCATCAAATTTGAGAAAATGGCGGCAATCCCGCCAATGAGACCGGCACCGACAAACACGGGAATCAGTGGAATAAAAATATTAGCAATGGATTTGAGGACTCTTTTAAATCCAGAATTATGGTTATGCTTTGCTTTTTCTTTCGCCTTGTACTCAGCAGCTCTGGCTTCCACCTTCTGGCGATCCGTCAGTCTTGAAGAGTGATCTTCTGTGGCCGAAAAATATTCACCAGGCTTGACACCAGCCATTTCCGCCATCTTTTCAGCAACTTTAGTACAGACGCCCGGACCCACAACAACTTGAATTCCGTCATCATCAACAACACCCAGTACACCATTGGTCGCTTTCAGCCCCTGAATATTAGCCTGATTACGGTCTCTGACTGTCAGCCGGACACGTGTCATACAGTTCATCACATGTGTAACATTTTTCACACCGCCAACATTTGCATAAATTTCTCGGGCCAAACGTTCGATATTGGTGTTACTCATGAGTTTTCCTCTCCTTTATGAATGGCTTTTCTGACGAATCCTTGTGTTTCTTTAAGTCGTGTACCGGCTTCTTCAGCATTAAGTCCGGTCAGTAACATCACGATGGCCACCTTCACATTCCTGTTTGCCTTGAGAAAAAACTCAGATGCTGTTTCATAGGTGCATTCTGTTGCTTCCATGATTATTCGTTTGGAACGCTCAATCAGCTTGTCATTTAATGGCTTAACGTCAACCATCAGGTTCTTATAAACTTTGCCCGTGGCAATCATCGATGCGGTCGAGATCATATTCAGAATCAGCTTCTGTGCCGTTCCTGACTTAAGACGTGTGGAACCGGTCAGAACCTCTTGCCCGACATCCACTTCAACAGGAATTTTTGCGAGCCGGCTAATTTCAGCATGCACATTACAGGAAAGACTGACCGTTGTTGCGCCGATTTTGTTCGCATATGCCATGCCTCCAGCCACATAAGGTGTCCGGCCGCTCGCTGCAATGCCAATGACAACATCCTGCGGGGTCAAATGAAGCTTTGACAAGTCCTCCTCACCCAGTTCTGGTGAGTCTTCCGCCCCCTCAATAGAACGGGTCATTGCAGCAGGTCCTCCAGCAATCAGCCCAACCACTGTGGAGGGGTCGCTGCTGAATGTTGGAACACATTCCGCAGCATCCAGAACCCCAAGTCGACCGCTCGTGCCGGCCCCCATATAAATTAATCGCCCATTGTTTCGGAAAGCAGCAATTGTTGCGCTTACTGCTTTTTCTACCTGCGGCAATACATGCCGCACCCTCCCCGGCACATGCTGATCCTCATCATTCATGAGATGTAATATTTCACTTACCGACAATTGATCCAGATTCATCGTTTTTTTATTGCGCTGTTCAGTCGTTAATTTTTCTAACATC from the Sporolactobacillus sp. Y61 genome contains:
- the murQ gene encoding N-acetylmuramic acid 6-phosphate etherase; translated protein: MMLEKLTTEQRNKKTMNLDQLSVSEILHLMNDEDQHVPGRVRHVLPQVEKAVSATIAAFRNNGRLIYMGAGTSGRLGVLDAAECVPTFSSDPSTVVGLIAGGPAAMTRSIEGAEDSPELGEEDLSKLHLTPQDVVIGIAASGRTPYVAGGMAYANKIGATTVSLSCNVHAEISRLAKIPVEVDVGQEVLTGSTRLKSGTAQKLILNMISTASMIATGKVYKNLMVDVKPLNDKLIERSKRIIMEATECTYETASEFFLKANRNVKVAIVMLLTGLNAEEAGTRLKETQGFVRKAIHKGEENS
- a CDS encoding PTS transporter subunit EIIC produces the protein MSNTNIERLAREIYANVGGVKNVTHVMNCMTRVRLTVRDRNQANIQGLKATNGVLGVVDDDGIQVVVGPGVCTKVAEKMAEMAGVKPGEYFSATEDHSSRLTDRQKVEARAAEYKAKEKAKHNHNSGFKRVLKSIANIFIPLIPVFVGAGLIGGIAAIFSNLMTAGDIGKEWGAIITTLNILKNGMFAYLVIYVGINSAHEFGATPGLGGVIGAATMLTGMNPDAPLQNIFNGQPLTAGQGGIIGVIFAVWILSLVEKKLHKVIPNSVDIIVTPTIALLLVGLFTIFIVMPIAGLVSGALVGSVTWVLDVGGAFSGFILGLFFLPMVMFGMHQILTPIHIEMINTTGATPLLPVLAMAGAGQVGATIALWVKCRKNKKLMQLIKGALPVGFLGIGEPLIYGVTLPLGRPFITACIGGGIGGAVVAGIGQIGAIAIGPSGIPLIPLITTGHWMGYIFGLLSGYAGGFLATYFFGVPKDAMKPTEIDEK